The Notolabrus celidotus isolate fNotCel1 chromosome 19, fNotCel1.pri, whole genome shotgun sequence DNA window gattagggttagggttagggttaggattagtgttagggttatgattagggttagggttatgattagggttaggattagggttagggttatgattagggttaggattagggttagggttaggattagggttagggttagggttagggttaggattagggttagggttaggattagtgttagggttagggttagggttaggattagggttagggttatgattagggttagggttatgattagggttatgattagggttagggttatgattagggttatgattagggttagggttatgattagggttaggattagggttagggttaggattagggttaggattagggttagggttagggttagggttagggttattattggggttagggttagaattaggttTAGGTTAAGGATTAGGttagtttacagatatttgaagttcatgtttgatcagctctgtgctgcatctgtttcttgagtctgactaTTTAATGGCTATCtgagagaaaatcctctgtgattggatgacaggcggtgtgattggcacatgatctgccactgccgttttatctgatctagggtctgtagagtgcagtctgctgtaattacaagagttaatagtcaatatacgggacaattaaGGTCCCGTATGAAGCCCAATATACAGGATGTCCCAGTTAacacgggacagttggcaacccttcCTTACACGGAGGCGGCTATCTTGCATCGCTGTGCTTTTACAGTAGCAGAGAAGAAACTGGTGACAGCCAAATGCAAGAGTGGTTGTATTGattgatgtttttgaaaaagtaaaatcttgacaaatggaggatcatacaaacacatcacagcagcttcttatCCTCGAAGGCCACCGTCAAGAATCTGACCGATTAATATTCCCAAATCtactcactgtacctttaatccTTCAGGTGAAAAAATATCAAGGCCATCACAGGAACATGTCATGAACATTTGCACAaccatttgacattttttaatggaCTCAAAATGAAAGGAAATCATGACATTATCAgcaaattattaaattacactcagctgttttaaaaagctttcCTTTGATGCTATTTTTCATTCttaatttttaaatgtgacttaaAAAAAGCTAGGCAACTTCTGTGctctcttcttcatgtgttCCTGCTTACCTGTGAGTCAGGATCGTCAGCAACACGAGTCTGAAATATTCCTCCAtccactgtgtttttaaagtacaGGAAGCATGTGAGTAATAGACAGGAAACAGCACCAGAGGACCGCGGCGCTGAGTGTGCATAATGCATCATCATACGTGTGTTGAAATTACAAATTGATTTCAGGGCAAAAACCTACACATTCTCATTTAATCCGATCAGCCTAGGCCTggttaattaataattaataaacaaTCTGCAGCACTAAGAAGCCAATATACCGATATCAGCGCTCACAATGATTACAAagacatgtcaaaataaatatcaaaagaTAACATGTTCTCTTCGTCTACTGTCGGCACAAATATAACGATTACATAAAACTCGCAGGGATCTCCTTTTTTAGAAACCTCCGATAaaaggaaagaataaaagaaaagagagaaatggaaGAACAGAAGGTGGAGGGAAATAAAAGGTAGAAATGTTTAATTCATGGTCGCCTTCATCCGCGTCACATCTGTCCATGAAATCCAGGCGATGAGAGTCGTGAAGGTCTTTCAGAGTCCCTTCTCTCTGTCCATTTGTCCTTCAGTTAAAGAAGGGAACAGCCCAAACAGCTGTTCCATGTTTGTTACCCCAGCTGTCCAAGGCGGGGGGAGGCTACAGTCAGACCTCGACAACCTGTTtccctgcaggaggaacaccCCGGGGGGTCAGAGAAGAGAAGGTCCAGAGTAAATCCGTGTGTCTCAGCCCCCCCACACAGCTGGGGCGGGGGTGAGgtcagaggggggagagccaGAGTGCTGCTCAGCCTAACAGTTAATGGAGGCACAGTCTGCTTTGGCTTTCCCCGCCGAGCTGATGATCCTCATGAGGCAGTGTCCGAACTCCTCCAGGATCATCCGCTCCGCCTCCACCTGAGGCTGATGAGTCTGTTCCGCTTTTTTAGCCTGTTCCAGGAGACACTCGCACGTCGCTTCAAGGACCTCCTTTGTGACGAACGTGTACGGCAACCTGCGGGTGACGGAAGATAAGATACAATCagataacttcaaaaaaaattcgaaaaattattttttctaaattttctaaaaaaaaaattcaaaaaaaaaataaaaaaaaagttgaaaactgttttttctaaaaaaaaaattcaatttttaaaaaaaaaaaaatctttttcaaaaatctttttcaaaaaaaaaaatttgggtcaattttttgggtcaattttttttgtaattattcttcttattttttttttgtcacatttttacaaaaaccattcacagtcattgttttttccatctgtgattctcttgatttctctttctttcattagtttttatttgttccatcttttttgtatgtgtgtgtacttttcaaaagaagaagctgtgattctcttgatttagcagcttgtaacagtagtcttctctcagcccaccgtgaatgcgtctctcctcccggtgtttcggttttaaaagtgaccctgtaaactggagaccttcagctgaacgtgtcagtgtttgtggagtttacacagctgttgaaacacagagggagttcctgggaatgcaaactagtttagtttttattaagatttcaaaatatccttatcagatatttaatgatggtctaaagacgtttatgagggatgcatccggctgagagtatccagttaacagggtcgctgtttaaaccaaaacaccggccgatctctgccacggctttttgagttcaaaaggattttaaagccgtgttgaaacgtctttgctactcgcgctcatctcctctcacgtgttgattcattcattgcttttttacatgtttttaaccgcaggcgcaaaattttcacttttttcatgtttatctaattttggagcacaatttcaaaattcaggaaatatattttttcgacaggctccgggacaacttttttttgtcaaattttttttgtcaaatttttttttttcaaaaaaaaaatttaaaaactttttttttttaaattttttgtaAAAGTGATTttacaaaactttttttcaaaaaaaaaaaataataataataatgttgaaaacttttttttcaaaaaaaatttttcaaaaaaaatttcttccaattttttttttgtcaatttaaaaaaaaattttttttttgtaattattattatttattttttttgatttacacaatctacccgggacttcagatggcggtcgaaacgcagacaacaatgagggcacaggaaccttgtagttctgggggctaaaagaccccggaactcttcgtcgaaatgcacctttaaatacatctGATTCTGTGCCGATCTCAGAATTAAACTCACAAGCTGCAAGTTTCCTGCCTCCCCAGTGACAGAAACACCAAGCTAACATGTTGGCAGTGTTTACAAGAAGTGCTCATCATAAGAGGCAAAAAACATGGACCTGCTTGAGGATGAACAAGGAAAGTTTCTGGCATGATAACTTTGTCCAGTCATGAAAACATAACGCTCAAATGAGGCAGCTCTCACTTAGCGTAGTTAGCACAAAGTAGGAACCAAAGGGGGGTTAAAATAAGCAATGAGGAGATACTGATTCATAAAGAACTCCTCCAGAGAGGAGGTGTTGTAGTACCTCCCGCCTCCACTCGAGATGACCGGCGTCGTCCTCATGAGCAGGTCTGAGATCTGCGAGGAGAGTTTGGTCTTGGCGGCCGTCTGCTGCTGAACTCTCACTTCTGCTGCGTCAGCCAGGTGCATCAGAGTCTTCCTCTCCGGGCTCTCCTCGAAGTTCTTACAGCCGATGCACTTACAGATGGACGAGCACATGATCTTCGCCTGCGGGTCAGAGGGAGGAAATAAAGGGATGTAAGTAATCGTGAAGGAGATGAAGCAGGTGATTAAAAAGAGATCAGGGAGAGGAATCAGACCTCGTAGCACTCGCAGTAATTCTTCAGGCAGCCCGAGCGTTTACAGTTGCAGCCTTTGCTGTGTCGGCGGTCCGACTCGCCCTCTTTCCCTTTACCGATCTTAGGTTTGAAGGCCTCTGGGTTCCGATCGAGACACGTCTGAGAAACATAAAgaatcacattcacacatccaTTCATGAGTTCAACAGAGAGCAGCTCAAACTCCTCATCCTTACCTTTATAGCTTTGAGTCGCTCTGTTTCGTGCTCCAGGTTGTTGAAGCAGTTATTGCAGTTACAATTATTGCAGAACTCTCCGTTTGCAAAACAGTCGCAGtatctggaggaggagaaacatcaAGACTTCATTAAACTGCATGAGTAAGACTGAacgagacagaccggacacggatctggtggaatttggccgttacacATAAAGTCTAGTATCAGGTCTGGCTTCTAAAACACTCACAGTTTGAGACACTGAGACTTGGTGCAGTTACACGGTTTCCTCGGTCTTGAAGTCGTTTCTGCCGTCGACAACCTGAAACCAGCGGAGAGTGTTTAGTCCAGAGGAAATCAAAGATTATGTTATTGATCAGAAGGTAAATGATTTAGTCGCTCCGTCCTCTTCTTACCCGTTGAGTGGCAGCTTGGCCTGAGTCTGAACTCCCGTGCTTGCAGCGAAACCAGAGCTGCTGGCGAGGGTTACAAACGGAGACTGCTGGATCTGTAGAAGCAGataacacacattttcaaaagaTCTACAATTTGATGTCATCAAAAAGGtagcaggaaaagaaaaactCTGCTTACTTGTGTGACGTATTGTGCTGGTACGACTGCGTATCCCATGTTCCCGCCTCCTGGAGCTGGAGCCAAAACGGTGCCCGGAGGGAGGTTGGCGAAGTTGGGCTGAATTTGGGGGAGAGGAGTGGCGGGCATGATGAGCCGCTGCTGGGTCTGAGTGGTGGTGACGACTGCTGCTGACGTCAGGGGCTTCGGGGCGACCTGCAGGAGGACACACGCCGTTATTAAGACATTTCACAGAGCGCTCCGGATGAAGGGACACAAACTGGTCTTCAGAAGTTACCTGTTTGATGGTCTGAGCGGGGATGATGGGGACAGACATCCTGACGGCTCCTGTGCTGACCACCATGGGTTTAGCTGTGCAACATAAAGCCTCGTGAGTAACAGAAGAGTCCACATGATGAACAGGAAGAACTCTTAAAGGTGTGTTTGTTACCGGTCTGTATGGAGCTGGTGCTGGGGCCGCTGGGCTGCCCCGTGCTGCTGGCTGTGGTTGCGGTGACGAGGCGGACGTAGTGGAACCGGCTACCCGGCACTTGAATCTGCTGCACGTTGGGCTGTGTGGCCAAAGGGATGATGGTCTTAAACTGGGAGCCGCTGACTCCTCCCACCGCCACAGACTGGACCGGTTTCATGGTCTGGATTATAACGATACAGCAGGGTACAAGAGATTAAAATCAGGTGTTTGAGTCAAATCAACAAAGTAAAACTTCAGGGTAGACTTCTTTTAATGCTAAGCTGCAAATCAACGATATAAGGCGGGCACagtgggggcacaggaaccttttagttcaaagtaaagtagttctgggggctaaaaggcCCTTGagctcttggtcgaaatgcacctatagatgaggatgtaaacaaacaatccCCTCCATGTTTTAGCTCCAGCTGACAGTAAACGGTGCCCTGATGTGTGCTGGGACCGTACCTGTGCCGCGTTCTGACCGGTGGCCACCTTCACCGGAGATGCAGACGTGGACTGTTGGACTGCGAGGATCTGCTGGCCGAGCGCTACGTTCACAGGGAGAGTCACCGACTTCTGGGAGGCGTTAGAGGTCGGGGACGCCACGGACACCACagtcacctgagagagagaggaacatggAGGGTGATCAGCTCACACACTGACCTGATTCATGGGGTGTATACTTTACAAACTCATATCAACAAAAACCTGCATCAACATGAGGAATCAGGAATTTGTTAACGTTCAAACCGGCcaaaaaaatgttgcaaaaatCACATTTTCCCTTCATGAGGCCGAACACTGAATCTGACTCACAGGCATCTTTAAGGAGACTACTGACTCTGACATAACTTCTCTCTTCCAATCAacaactcgcccctcttcccctcccctcaggttaagagtctgggagtcatcctcgacagcaccctctccttcacctcccatatcaaccacgtcacccggtccgcCTACTTCCACCTCTGCAATATTAAcagtctccgtccttcactcactccccactccacggccattcttgttcacagcctcgtcacctcccgtttggactattgtaactcccttctgtttggtctcccccacaaaatcctccataaactacaactggttcaaaactcagccgcccgtatcatcacacgcaccgcctccatccaccacatcacatccatcctgcaacagctccaccggatcaacaacaaaatacttctcctcaccttcaaatccattcacaacctcgcccctccatatatctctctgacctcctccatactgccacacccgtccgtaccctcagatcctcctcctccatccacctcactgtccccccctgctcgccttgttaccatggggagcagagccttcagcagctctgctccccagctctggaactctctcccacctgacctccgtaacactgactcactcccacattttaaatccaaactcaaaactcatctgtttaaactggcttactccatctgaccacaactcctctgtccattcacttaaactttttaaattgtattttatttaaactctgtttgttttaatgttgtaaggt harbors:
- the lin54 gene encoding protein lin-54 homolog isoform X1 — its product is MGQRLPVCVQQRGAPSVLRAANVRKLRLCIMDVVSPELNSLLPDEIMDTEAIEEIPQSQPDGNAAKPESSDDTSVPMETDTPVSLCSESSTAGHTQALTTDSTFTISSGSQLPVSISSTPATLLTLRPAMATSTATTKTTDSVTGSSVTTSGLQKLTAPFTISAANHQIILNKVASAQASEAAKAAGMTQPQIIKQEGQKLLVTAIGKSGQPIVLQLPHTGTKPGVSQVVGDIKSVAPQFKVVTIGGRTELKPMMGSAGTQLTALQAQQLKAVQIAKKTPTSSAAPIKFIITKTVNSKGLSPQTSVSPVIAGRVLTQTSPGMPTRTITLSESHNTSIQSIAGKKIAISPLKTPSKVTVVSVASPTSNASQKSVTLPVNVALGQQILAVQQSTSASPVKVATGQNAAQTMKPVQSVAVGGVSGSQFKTIIPLATQPNVQQIQVPGSRFHYVRLVTATTASSTGQPSGPSTSSIQTAKPMVVSTGAVRMSVPIIPAQTIKQVAPKPLTSAAVVTTTQTQQRLIMPATPLPQIQPNFANLPPGTVLAPAPGGGNMGYAVVPAQYVTQIQQSPFVTLASSSGFAASTGVQTQAKLPLNGLSTAETTSRPRKPCNCTKSQCLKLYCDCFANGEFCNNCNCNNCFNNLEHETERLKAIKTCLDRNPEAFKPKIGKGKEGESDRRHSKGCNCKRSGCLKNYCECYEAKIMCSSICKCIGCKNFEESPERKTLMHLADAAEVRVQQQTAAKTKLSSQISDLLMRTTPVISSGGGRLPYTFVTKEVLEATCECLLEQAKKAEQTHQPQVEAERMILEEFGHCLMRIISSAGKAKADCASINC
- the lin54 gene encoding protein lin-54 homolog isoform X2 is translated as MLEPGLFLLRKLRLCIMDVVSPELNSLLPDEIMDTEAIEEIPQSQPDGNAAKPESSDDTSVPMETDTPVSLCSESSTAGHTQALTTDSTFTISSGSQLPVSISSTPATLLTLRPAMATSTATTKTTDSVTGSSVTTSGLQKLTAPFTISAANHQIILNKVASAQASEAAKAAGMTQPQIIKQEGQKLLVTAIGKSGQPIVLQLPHTGTKPGVSQVVGDIKSVAPQFKVVTIGGRTELKPMMGSAGTQLTALQAQQLKAVQIAKKTPTSSAAPIKFIITKTVNSKGLSPQTSVSPVIAGRVLTQTSPGMPTRTITLSESHNTSIQSIAGKKIAISPLKTPSKVTVVSVASPTSNASQKSVTLPVNVALGQQILAVQQSTSASPVKVATGQNAAQTMKPVQSVAVGGVSGSQFKTIIPLATQPNVQQIQVPGSRFHYVRLVTATTASSTGQPSGPSTSSIQTAKPMVVSTGAVRMSVPIIPAQTIKQVAPKPLTSAAVVTTTQTQQRLIMPATPLPQIQPNFANLPPGTVLAPAPGGGNMGYAVVPAQYVTQIQQSPFVTLASSSGFAASTGVQTQAKLPLNGLSTAETTSRPRKPCNCTKSQCLKLYCDCFANGEFCNNCNCNNCFNNLEHETERLKAIKTCLDRNPEAFKPKIGKGKEGESDRRHSKGCNCKRSGCLKNYCECYEAKIMCSSICKCIGCKNFEESPERKTLMHLADAAEVRVQQQTAAKTKLSSQISDLLMRTTPVISSGGGRLPYTFVTKEVLEATCECLLEQAKKAEQTHQPQVEAERMILEEFGHCLMRIISSAGKAKADCASINC
- the lin54 gene encoding protein lin-54 homolog isoform X3: MDVVSPELNSLLPDEIMDTEAIEEIPQSQPDGNAAKPESSDDTSVPMETDTPVSLCSESSTAGHTQALTTDSTFTISSGSQLPVSISSTPATLLTLRPAMATSTATTKTTDSVTGSSVTTSGLQKLTAPFTISAANHQIILNKVASAQASEAAKAAGMTQPQIIKQEGQKLLVTAIGKSGQPIVLQLPHTGTKPGVSQVVGDIKSVAPQFKVVTIGGRTELKPMMGSAGTQLTALQAQQLKAVQIAKKTPTSSAAPIKFIITKTVNSKGLSPQTSVSPVIAGRVLTQTSPGMPTRTITLSESHNTSIQSIAGKKIAISPLKTPSKVTVVSVASPTSNASQKSVTLPVNVALGQQILAVQQSTSASPVKVATGQNAAQTMKPVQSVAVGGVSGSQFKTIIPLATQPNVQQIQVPGSRFHYVRLVTATTASSTGQPSGPSTSSIQTAKPMVVSTGAVRMSVPIIPAQTIKQVAPKPLTSAAVVTTTQTQQRLIMPATPLPQIQPNFANLPPGTVLAPAPGGGNMGYAVVPAQYVTQIQQSPFVTLASSSGFAASTGVQTQAKLPLNGLSTAETTSRPRKPCNCTKSQCLKLYCDCFANGEFCNNCNCNNCFNNLEHETERLKAIKTCLDRNPEAFKPKIGKGKEGESDRRHSKGCNCKRSGCLKNYCECYEAKIMCSSICKCIGCKNFEESPERKTLMHLADAAEVRVQQQTAAKTKLSSQISDLLMRTTPVISSGGGRLPYTFVTKEVLEATCECLLEQAKKAEQTHQPQVEAERMILEEFGHCLMRIISSAGKAKADCASINC